The Methanococcoides methylutens MM1 genome has a window encoding:
- a CDS encoding PGF-pre-PGF domain-containing protein, with protein sequence MKISKFLLLSTKLCIICLLAVNTTSAEPVVSNVSSTTVNGTYIVGDVINITVSFNESVFVTGVPKLTIDTGGAGSLVDYSSGSTSSILYFNYTVQSGDSSSDLDYTVSDALTGIIKDGVGNAANLTLPSPGGLNSLGANKDLVIDGIAPDNISALSEDSIGGTWINWTWTNPVDSDFNHTMIYIDNVFQTNVSDTTTFYNASGFSEDTAHLISTRTVDVSGNINSNWVNDTATTLDLTAPGSLSDLSEDSIGGTWINWTWTNPVDSDFNHTMIYIDDVFQTNVSDTTTFYNASGFSEDTAHLISTRTVDVSGNINSNWVNDTATTLDLTAPVAITNLTVAGRTISSISLSWDNSSDTHHVELWRNNVYLDDVFITTYTDTGLTSGTSYNYGLRPVDALENKGNWSNITSSTQSSGGGGSSSSSSSSSSSGGGGGSGSSGESYDNIAFKDVKTNSIVGGLEISYAFNEEQNPIQYINFSAVRNYQRTSTTIEVLKNRSAMVDESAPGEVYRYINIWVGKAGFATEDNIADPVIGFFVAKEWFAETGVDEESIVIYRHNAGSWNALDVEKTGEDDSFIYFEAQTPGFSPFAIAADVDTGVVPDDIGSADDVTSIEEDSITLPITEPSVEHVNASISDEGSGLGLKDMLFAIPVLMFFGLLYASYSVAKKNQGDADKRSEYLSDDLLVAEDYASGIALDQEDVEDTSDEPTEVSPVVGDVSEESVEITSSVDDASDEPSEVSPVVGDVSEESVEITSSVDDASDEPSEAPPVVDDVSEESVEITSSVEDASDEPSEVPPVVDDVSEESVEITSAGDDASYEPAEVPPVVDDVSEESVEITSSVDDASDEPAEVPPVVDDVSEESVEITSSVDDASDEPSEAPPVVDDVSEESVEITSSVDDASDEPSEVPPVVDDVSEESVEITSSVDDASDEPSEVPPVVDDVSSETSGEDSANQIDEVQQIDFDQMLKSVNDIEKLLKSMREVANISDDEQAAEETVSKTDLDSKHDQKNEEKKSKKYDDSKW encoded by the coding sequence ATGAAAATCAGTAAATTCTTACTATTGTCCACAAAATTGTGCATTATTTGCTTACTTGCAGTTAACACAACATCAGCAGAACCGGTAGTCTCCAATGTATCATCCACCACTGTCAATGGGACTTACATTGTGGGGGATGTGATCAATATCACAGTGTCATTCAACGAAAGTGTATTTGTTACAGGAGTGCCCAAGCTTACAATTGATACAGGTGGCGCTGGCAGCTTAGTTGATTATTCCTCAGGCAGTACCAGTTCCATTTTGTACTTTAATTATACCGTTCAGTCAGGAGACTCTTCCTCAGATTTGGACTATACTGTCTCGGATGCATTGACAGGTATCATCAAAGACGGTGTAGGAAATGCTGCTAATTTGACATTACCATCACCAGGTGGTTTGAATTCACTTGGAGCTAACAAGGATCTGGTGATTGATGGTATTGCTCCTGACAATATAAGTGCACTTTCCGAGGACTCCATTGGTGGAACCTGGATCAACTGGACGTGGACAAACCCTGTAGATTCAGATTTCAATCATACCATGATCTACATTGACAACGTTTTCCAAACCAATGTTTCCGATACTACTACTTTCTATAATGCCAGTGGTTTCTCAGAAGACACTGCTCATCTCATCAGTACTCGTACTGTTGATGTTTCCGGTAATATCAATTCCAACTGGGTCAATGATACTGCAACTACTCTTGATCTTACTGCCCCTGGCAGCCTGAGTGATCTTTCCGAGGACTCCATTGGTGGAACCTGGATCAACTGGACGTGGACAAACCCTGTAGATTCAGATTTCAATCATACCATGATCTACATTGACGACGTTTTCCAAACCAATGTGTCCGATACTACTACTTTCTATAATGCCAGTGGTTTCTCAGAAGACACTGCTCATCTCATCAGTACTCGTACTGTTGATGTTTCCGGTAATATCAATTCCAACTGGGTCAATGATACTGCAACTACTCTTGATCTTACTGCCCCTGTAGCTATTACTAATCTCACGGTTGCAGGAAGAACAATAAGTTCCATCAGTCTTTCATGGGATAATTCATCCGATACGCATCATGTGGAACTTTGGAGGAACAATGTATATCTTGATGATGTCTTCATCACTACTTATACAGACACAGGATTGACTTCTGGTACATCCTATAATTACGGCTTGCGTCCGGTCGATGCTCTTGAGAACAAAGGTAACTGGTCAAATATCACTTCATCTACCCAATCTTCTGGAGGTGGTGGTAGCTCCTCAAGCAGTAGTAGCAGCAGCTCATCCGGAGGCGGAGGTGGAAGTGGATCTTCCGGTGAATCTTACGACAACATTGCATTCAAGGATGTGAAAACTAATAGCATTGTAGGTGGACTTGAAATTAGTTATGCCTTCAATGAAGAGCAGAATCCAATTCAGTATATAAACTTCTCTGCAGTGAGAAATTACCAGAGGACCTCAACAACTATTGAAGTACTTAAGAACAGGTCTGCAATGGTAGATGAAAGTGCTCCGGGTGAAGTTTATAGATATATTAACATTTGGGTCGGAAAAGCAGGATTTGCCACAGAAGATAATATTGCTGATCCAGTGATCGGTTTCTTTGTAGCAAAAGAATGGTTTGCAGAGACTGGAGTTGATGAAGAATCAATAGTAATTTATCGCCACAATGCAGGCAGTTGGAATGCTCTTGATGTTGAGAAAACCGGAGAGGACGATTCATTCATCTACTTCGAAGCCCAAACCCCGGGATTCTCACCGTTTGCGATTGCAGCAGATGTGGACACGGGAGTTGTGCCTGATGATATCGGATCCGCAGACGATGTCACTTCAATAGAAGAAGATTCCATTACTCTTCCTATCACTGAACCATCGGTAGAACATGTGAATGCAAGCATTTCTGATGAAGGATCCGGTTTAGGACTAAAAGATATGCTCTTTGCAATACCAGTTCTAATGTTTTTTGGCCTTCTATACGCTTCATATTCAGTAGCTAAAAAGAATCAGGGGGATGCAGATAAGAGATCTGAGTATCTCTCGGATGATTTGCTGGTTGCAGAAGATTATGCTTCAGGAATTGCTTTAGATCAGGAAGATGTTGAGGATACATCAGATGAACCTACTGAAGTTTCTCCTGTTGTAGGTGATGTATCAGAGGAATCTGTTGAAATCACATCTTCTGTTGATGATGCATCAGATGAACCTTCTGAAGTTTCTCCTGTTGTAGGTGATGTATCAGAGGAATCTGTTGAAATCACATCTTCTGTTGATGATGCATCAGATGAACCTTCTGAAGCTCCTCCTGTTGTAGATGATGTGTCAGAGGAATCTGTTGAAATCACATCTTCTGTTGAGGATGCATCAGATGAACCTTCTGAAGTTCCTCCTGTTGTAGATGATGTGTCAGAGGAATCTGTTGAAATCACATCTGCCGGTGATGATGCATCATATGAACCTGCTGAAGTTCCTCCTGTTGTAGATGATGTGTCAGAGGAATCTGTTGAAATCACATCTTCTGTTGATGATGCATCAGATGAACCTGCTGAAGTTCCTCCTGTTGTAGATGATGTGTCAGAGGAATCTGTTGAAATCACATCTTCTGTTGATGATGCATCAGATGAACCTTCTGAAGCTCCTCCTGTTGTAGATGATGTATCAGAGGAATCTGTTGAAATCACATCTTCTGTTGATGATGCATCAGATGAACCTTCTGAAGTTCCTCCTGTTGTAGATGATGTGTCAGAGGAATCTGTTGAAATCACATCTTCTGTTGATGATGCATCAGATGAACCTTCTGAAGTTCCTCCTGTTGTAGATGATGTATCAAGTGAAACTTCAGGAGAAGACTCTGCTAATCAGATTGATGAAGTCCAGCAAATTGATTTTGATCAGATGCTCAAATCGGTGAATGATATTGAAAAATTACTAAAGTCTATGAGAGAAGTTGCAAATATCTCGGATGACGAACAAGCTGCAGAGGAAACTGTTTCTAAAACAGATTTAGATAGTAAACATGATCAAAAGAATGAAGAGAAGAAATCTAAAAAATACGATGATAGCAAATGGTAA
- a CDS encoding cytochrome c3 family protein encodes MATNIAFAVEETESGSDLDSCQPCHADIITNFSSSLHYTGSGMKGEYEKGAAGEFGIDMHSFYKERGCSDCHASSCTSCHTEEGGHGGDITLETCDQCHFKKQTSYFQGELPAHKDVAPNPDIHYEKGLECTDCHTAEEVHGDGVAYESQMEAVKVTCEDCHTDPEKEVNGMAVTQYSPDIPAHSLHEGKLDCSSCHSGWVITCENCHLETGQLDRIDVSSFYLARSVDGTIKPFINMTASYNNSTHTAFAEWVPHTTTTEAKDCVFCHENTEIFVGESDGVILGAGGSFLSQETIDRIAEAPLEVEAESEDVPGFVPFMAIIGILAVYFLMRRE; translated from the coding sequence ATGGCAACAAATATTGCTTTTGCAGTCGAGGAAACAGAATCCGGATCAGACCTTGACAGCTGTCAGCCATGTCATGCAGACATCATCACCAATTTTTCATCTTCCCTTCACTACACCGGCAGCGGTATGAAAGGAGAATATGAGAAAGGCGCAGCAGGCGAATTTGGAATAGATATGCACTCCTTCTATAAGGAAAGAGGTTGTTCTGATTGCCATGCTTCTTCCTGTACATCCTGTCACACCGAAGAAGGAGGTCATGGTGGTGACATAACTCTTGAAACCTGTGACCAGTGCCATTTCAAGAAGCAGACCTCATATTTCCAGGGAGAACTTCCTGCACACAAGGATGTGGCTCCCAATCCAGATATCCACTATGAGAAGGGACTGGAATGTACCGATTGCCATACAGCAGAAGAGGTCCACGGTGACGGAGTCGCATACGAGTCCCAGATGGAAGCCGTGAAAGTAACCTGTGAGGACTGCCATACTGACCCTGAAAAGGAGGTTAATGGCATGGCTGTTACACAATATTCCCCTGACATCCCTGCACACAGCCTGCATGAAGGTAAACTCGACTGTTCATCCTGCCACTCCGGCTGGGTCATCACATGTGAGAACTGCCATCTTGAAACCGGCCAGCTGGATAGGATAGATGTCAGCAGTTTCTATCTTGCAAGGTCCGTTGATGGGACCATCAAACCGTTCATAAATATGACCGCGTCTTACAACAATTCCACACATACAGCCTTTGCCGAATGGGTACCTCACACGACTACTACGGAAGCAAAGGACTGTGTCTTTTGCCATGAGAACACTGAGATCTTTGTTGGTGAAAGTGACGGCGTGATACTTGGTGCCGGTGGATCGTTCCTTTCACAGGAGACGATCGACAGGATAGCTGAAGCACCGCTGGAGGTTGAAGCTGAGAGTGAGGATGTTCCGGGGTTCGTTCCCTTTATGGCAATAATTGGGATACTGGCTGTTTATTTTTTGATGAGAAGGGAGTGA